A window from Nitrosopumilus adriaticus encodes these proteins:
- a CDS encoding nucleotide exchange factor GrpE, which produces MSSENNSDEIPINIISEKQTYSENSPEESSNKTVEELTKLLDEEKAKVSEYEDKLKRILADFENQNKKTQSDIEKGVNTKVDEFILDFLKIYDDFIRAKEVLSGNKINSDGLDSILKNMDSLLKKYHVIPIESLGEIFNPNLHEAISIITDPDLDDNTITKEIRKGYISHERVIRPTLVEISKKG; this is translated from the coding sequence TTGTCAAGTGAAAATAATTCTGATGAAATACCAATAAATATAATATCTGAAAAACAAACATATTCTGAAAATTCACCAGAAGAATCAAGTAACAAAACTGTTGAAGAACTAACAAAATTACTTGATGAAGAAAAAGCAAAAGTGTCTGAATATGAAGACAAATTAAAACGCATATTGGCAGACTTTGAAAATCAAAACAAAAAAACACAATCTGATATAGAAAAAGGTGTTAATACAAAAGTAGATGAATTCATACTGGATTTTCTAAAAATATATGATGATTTTATTCGTGCAAAGGAAGTCTTGTCTGGCAATAAAATAAATTCAGATGGATTAGATTCTATTTTAAAAAATATGGATTCATTATTAAAAAAATATCATGTAATTCCTATTGAATCTCTAGGAGAAATCTTTAATCCAAATCTCCATGAAGCAATTTCTATTATTACTGATCCTGACTTGGATGATAACACAATCACAAAGGAGATCAGGAAAGGATATATTTCTCATGAGAGAGTTATAAGACCGACACTAGTAGAAATTTCAAAAAAAGGATGA
- a CDS encoding DUF354 domain-containing protein: protein MKIWIDILTPKQLLFSEPIIEKLGKKHKILCTSRDYNEVSKLAKIRDFDLIFVGKHGGGDKKSKLQASIIRMEKLFKIIEKFSPEMAISFCSPEAARISFGLGIKHMAFCDSPHASAVMRLTLPLIQKLLIPNVIPKNEFSKYGIDKKDIISYNAIDAFVTIKRKINQKKVSPFKKNNRKNILIRIEEEEASYASKSSKIIPIIKRIVNEYDNENIVILGRYTKQIESIQNIIGKKAKVVKMTFDGKHLLSNTDIFIGSGGTMTAESALMGIPTISYNAVPNIIEDFLVKKYLIKRETNPIKISRYINNIFESSNSKNQKRARKIIGQMEDPIEKLIEIINQ, encoded by the coding sequence TTGAAAATATGGATAGATATTCTAACTCCTAAACAATTATTGTTTTCTGAACCAATAATTGAGAAATTAGGAAAAAAACATAAAATTTTGTGTACATCTAGAGACTATAATGAAGTTTCAAAATTAGCAAAAATACGTGATTTTGACCTTATTTTTGTTGGAAAACATGGAGGGGGGGATAAAAAGAGTAAGCTTCAAGCCAGCATTATCAGAATGGAGAAACTTTTCAAAATAATTGAGAAATTTTCGCCAGAAATGGCAATCAGTTTTTGTTCTCCAGAAGCTGCAAGAATTTCATTTGGATTGGGAATTAAACACATGGCATTTTGTGATTCACCACATGCTTCTGCTGTAATGCGATTAACATTACCATTAATTCAAAAATTATTGATTCCTAATGTAATACCAAAAAATGAATTTTCAAAATACGGGATTGATAAAAAAGATATTATTTCATACAATGCTATAGACGCATTTGTTACAATTAAAAGAAAAATTAATCAAAAAAAGGTATCTCCATTTAAGAAAAACAATAGGAAAAATATTTTGATTAGAATAGAAGAAGAGGAAGCATCATATGCTTCAAAATCAAGTAAAATAATTCCAATTATCAAACGAATTGTAAATGAGTATGACAATGAAAATATCGTAATTTTGGGCAGATATACAAAACAAATTGAAAGTATTCAAAATATAATTGGTAAAAAGGCCAAAGTTGTAAAAATGACATTTGATGGAAAACACTTGCTGAGTAATACAGATATTTTTATTGGTTCAGGAGGAACCATGACAGCTGAATCAGCATTAATGGGAATTCCAACGATATCATATAATGCAGTTCCAAACATAATTGAAGATTTTTTGGTGAAAAAATATTTGATTAAAAGAGAGACAAATCCAATTAAAATTTCAAGATATATTAATAATATTTTTGAATCATCAAACAGTAAAAATCAAAAAAGAGCAAGAAAAATAATTGGGCAAATGGAAGATCCCATTGAAAAACTAATCGAAATTATCAATCAATAA
- a CDS encoding ABC transporter permease yields MHPIIRLVNRNLTISLNPGFLIWQVIFPLIYIFVAGFAYAPLISAVPFGNKDLDYPAFLASGMIGFNIMNSTLISGIIIWNDRKHGMFEQIMSGPFTRSHYILSNICTIGIIGLVSASLIAVVGYPVFFESVEFSLVTIPIIVFGAITGSVLFGSLASIISTRLRSSEGFNVIINTVFLFFAFVSTAFYPAGGAPEPLRTAFYLNPLTYLVDVIRAGIFGTVTEFVIIEMIVLVVIASILFVIASRLLTKLDF; encoded by the coding sequence ATGCATCCAATTATTAGATTAGTAAATAGAAATCTAACAATTTCTCTCAATCCTGGATTTTTAATTTGGCAGGTTATTTTTCCTTTAATCTATATTTTTGTAGCAGGATTTGCTTATGCACCATTAATTAGTGCAGTCCCATTTGGAAATAAAGATCTTGACTATCCTGCATTCTTAGCTTCAGGAATGATTGGGTTTAATATTATGAACAGTACACTAATTTCTGGTATCATTATTTGGAATGATAGAAAGCATGGAATGTTTGAACAAATTATGTCAGGTCCATTTACTAGAAGTCATTATATTCTTAGCAATATTTGCACAATTGGAATTATTGGATTAGTTAGTGCATCATTAATAGCAGTAGTTGGATATCCTGTATTTTTTGAATCCGTAGAATTTTCTCTTGTTACAATCCCAATAATCGTTTTTGGTGCGATAACAGGCTCAGTACTTTTTGGTTCACTGGCCTCAATTATTTCTACTAGATTACGATCAAGTGAAGGATTTAATGTAATAATTAATACTGTTTTTCTTTTCTTTGCCTTTGTTAGTACAGCATTTTATCCTGCAGGTGGTGCACCTGAACCATTACGAACAGCATTTTATCTAAATCCATTAACATACCTTGTTGATGTAATAAGGGCAGGAATATTTGGAACTGTTACTGAATTTGTTATAATTGAAATGATAGTTCTTGTTGTGATTGCTTCAATATTATTTGTAATTGCATCTAGACTTTTAACTAAATTAGATTTTTAG
- a CDS encoding ABC transporter ATP-binding protein codes for MSCIDVSHLSKSYGSIYAVNDLKLSVKAGQVFGFLGPNGAGKSTTIKLLTTLIPPSSGTLSILGIDAVAHPLKIRHKIGVVLQQPSYEPTLSVEKSLDKYGMMWNVPKTECKKRMEQLLKDFDLLEIRKKRNEDLSIGQRRRVQVAREFMHDMELLFLDEPTVGLDPSARRKLLDYLKNKVKTGLTIFYTTHILSEAEYLCDQIAIIDKGKIVTVDSPDSLKNRFGKEKTIKIHLLEKQSDIPSLLSRISDCKIDFETGTNIVIRSEQSELVLLQVLKILNENKIEIEDLSAVPTNLEEIFLNMVRENASNY; via the coding sequence ATGTCCTGCATTGATGTTAGTCATCTGTCTAAATCGTATGGTTCAATTTATGCTGTAAATGATCTTAAATTATCGGTAAAAGCAGGACAAGTCTTTGGATTTTTAGGTCCTAACGGTGCTGGAAAATCTACTACAATCAAACTTCTTACCACTCTAATCCCTCCTTCAAGTGGAACCCTGTCAATTTTAGGCATTGACGCTGTTGCCCATCCCCTTAAAATTCGTCATAAAATAGGAGTTGTTTTACAACAACCAAGCTATGAACCTACATTATCAGTTGAAAAATCTCTTGATAAATATGGAATGATGTGGAATGTTCCAAAAACTGAATGCAAAAAAAGAATGGAACAACTATTGAAAGACTTTGATCTTCTTGAAATTCGTAAAAAAAGAAATGAGGATCTTTCTATAGGTCAAAGAAGAAGAGTACAGGTTGCACGAGAATTTATGCACGATATGGAATTATTATTTTTAGATGAACCTACTGTTGGATTAGATCCTAGCGCAAGAAGAAAATTGTTAGATTATTTAAAAAATAAAGTTAAAACAGGGTTAACAATTTTTTATACTACTCATATTTTATCTGAGGCAGAATATCTTTGCGATCAAATAGCTATTATTGATAAAGGTAAAATCGTAACCGTCGATTCTCCTGATTCCTTAAAAAATAGATTTGGAAAAGAAAAAACTATTAAAATTCATTTGTTAGAAAAACAATCAGACATCCCTTCTCTTTTATCTAGGATCTCAGATTGTAAAATTGATTTTGAAACTGGAACCAACATAGTTATTCGTTCAGAACAATCAGAATTAGTTCTACTACAAGTTTTGAAAATACTTAATGAAAATAAAATTGAGATAGAAGATCTATCAGCAGTTCCAACAAATCTTGAAGAGATATTTTTAAACATGGTGAGAGAAAATGCATCCAATTATTAG
- a CDS encoding single-stranded DNA-binding protein: MNKLLEQKPELTKEDIEEQIKIKKEKIGAGYLTDQGAIFLIASDYGVTLSEPLKVEMGLKDLYAGAKEISLETRVLNLSPAKQFSRKDGSPFYLRTMTVYDENSTASVKLWDEKANLPGLENLKPGDLIKIIKAYVKSDLDGSPTINIGSGSNIETTDSQSEIPTIDTITKDISGLQEGQKDLVISGMIDGVISGMEFTNSRGMPGKALRMRLKDKDGNGIRVVLWGKDESSIPNMISQSAKVRLLGVRVKSGNQGLEIHGNDATIIEIEGGKEAEPVIARVLSITPTEKGNNMILAVDNKKNLYNISDFSNSTSICVEGDVIECMPSKIYGNSITLDDNSFVRKLDNDDSIPSLSQIRTKINDVKVDGSYCIEAIILKVPERREVQTKSGESISLSEMFVEDDTGQIWVKGWRNQARLIDKCELGEIVSITGLNAKAGLEGRIELFISAFSKITKKN; the protein is encoded by the coding sequence ATGAATAAATTACTTGAGCAGAAACCTGAACTGACAAAAGAAGACATAGAAGAACAAATTAAAATTAAAAAAGAAAAAATTGGTGCTGGGTATCTAACAGATCAAGGGGCAATATTTTTGATTGCTTCTGATTATGGAGTTACTTTATCTGAGCCATTAAAAGTTGAAATGGGTTTAAAAGATCTTTATGCAGGAGCAAAAGAAATTTCTTTAGAAACAAGAGTTTTGAATCTTTCACCGGCAAAACAATTTTCAAGAAAAGATGGTTCTCCATTTTATCTTAGAACAATGACAGTTTACGATGAAAATTCTACTGCTAGTGTGAAATTATGGGATGAAAAAGCAAATTTACCAGGTCTAGAAAATCTAAAACCAGGAGATTTAATTAAAATCATTAAAGCCTACGTAAAATCAGATCTTGATGGCTCACCAACAATAAACATTGGTTCTGGTTCAAATATTGAAACTACAGATAGTCAAAGTGAAATTCCAACTATCGATACTATTACAAAAGACATTAGCGGATTACAAGAAGGTCAAAAAGATCTTGTAATTTCAGGAATGATTGATGGTGTAATTAGCGGAATGGAATTTACTAACTCTCGAGGCATGCCTGGAAAAGCACTTAGAATGAGACTTAAAGATAAAGACGGAAATGGTATCAGAGTAGTGCTTTGGGGCAAAGATGAATCATCTATTCCTAACATGATATCACAATCTGCAAAAGTAAGATTACTAGGAGTTAGAGTCAAATCAGGAAATCAGGGATTAGAAATTCATGGAAATGATGCAACAATTATTGAAATTGAAGGAGGAAAAGAAGCAGAACCAGTTATTGCAAGAGTTCTTTCTATAACACCAACAGAGAAAGGAAATAATATGATTTTAGCAGTAGATAACAAAAAGAACTTATACAACATTAGTGATTTTTCAAATTCAACTAGTATTTGTGTAGAAGGTGATGTAATCGAGTGTATGCCATCAAAAATATATGGGAATTCAATTACACTGGATGATAATTCTTTTGTAAGAAAACTAGATAATGATGATTCTATTCCATCATTATCTCAGATTAGAACAAAAATTAATGATGTCAAAGTAGATGGAAGTTATTGTATTGAAGCAATTATTTTAAAAGTTCCTGAAAGACGTGAAGTTCAAACAAAATCTGGTGAATCAATATCACTTTCAGAAATGTTTGTAGAAGATGATACAGGTCAAATTTGGGTAAAAGGATGGAGAAATCAAGCAAGACTTATTGATAAATGTGAATTAGGTGAAATTGTTTCAATAACTGGATTAAATGCAAAAGCAGGATTAGAAGGTAGAATTGAATTGTTTATTTCTGCATTTTCCAAAATTACTAAGAAAAATTAA
- a CDS encoding DEAD/DEAH box helicase, producing MRDHKETQQTNQILESLFKKFGFSKLTEIQKQASPFILQKKDCLVIAPTGSGKTECAVIPIFSIMKKSKKQGKIKALYITPLRALNRDVFRRITNYAKQNELSIAIRHGDTTQKNRKKINENPPDILITTPETLVILLTQIKMLNALSDLEWIIIDEVHELLSSERGSQLSLSIERLEFNSKFPLTKIGLSATVGNFEEAGKFVVGTKRKCEIIRDTSVRKYDVEIKFVQGTISDVAEKIIDYVIELELDSPVLLFTNTRGEAEFLASILKDKSSIPIELHHGSLSKEVREETESSLRDGRRGIVVCTSSLELGLDIGSIELVIHYGSPRQVSKFVQRIGRSRHNRDASAKGLIITNNPDDEFEAQAILDRIQEGSIEEQKIHDGSLDVLAHHLVGFAMQSGEISVEQAFDLVTKAYPFRNLQIKDLVDVLDLLDSNYLIFFDRTKMTFWKKGRSFKYYFENLSTIPDILKFKVFDSVGKKIIGSLDQRFVGDFGDSGNIFVLKGSQWRILNVDEKSFTVNVEPFRGGGITVPYWEGESIPIDYKTARKVGNFRSRVKTGSLILNNKLIEKLNFDIIPDETNIVVESNRSQGSIVIHSCFGTKINSTISTLLSSFISSLLGSIVDSRSDGYRIVLSSRSRISEKLFIEVIKDDYDLHSIISASLTGTHNVNWRTWCVAKKFGIVGRGAIYERKSARFLYERYSKTALVREALRELFHDKYDLKNSENILKKIRKDQIHIKWLEVDTFSKLAEPILDHTAKYYSSPAHLDKGILDLVKARLQKTKHRLICARCGKWERLVETHEVKNILICPYCKGRQITATYHSDYDLPKIIRKKHEGKRLSTDEKHKFDRAWKVSSLVENFGKIAITVISGYGVGADTAARILRNMVDEEHLFKQIYEAERQYVVTRGFWDS from the coding sequence ATGCGAGATCACAAAGAAACACAACAGACGAATCAGATTCTTGAATCTTTATTTAAAAAATTTGGATTTTCTAAACTAACTGAAATTCAGAAACAAGCTTCCCCATTTATTCTACAAAAAAAAGATTGTTTAGTAATAGCCCCAACTGGTTCAGGAAAAACAGAGTGTGCTGTAATTCCTATTTTTTCAATCATGAAAAAATCTAAAAAACAAGGAAAAATCAAAGCTCTTTACATAACTCCTCTACGTGCATTAAATCGTGATGTATTTCGAAGAATTACAAACTATGCCAAACAAAATGAATTGTCTATTGCAATCCGACATGGAGATACAACTCAAAAAAATAGGAAAAAAATCAATGAAAATCCTCCAGATATTCTAATTACAACTCCTGAAACTCTAGTTATACTTTTGACACAAATCAAAATGCTCAATGCATTATCTGATTTGGAATGGATAATAATTGATGAAGTCCATGAATTACTTTCTAGCGAAAGAGGCTCTCAACTCTCATTAAGTATTGAAAGATTGGAATTCAATTCCAAATTCCCACTCACCAAAATAGGATTATCTGCTACAGTGGGAAATTTTGAGGAGGCAGGAAAATTTGTTGTTGGGACTAAAAGAAAATGTGAGATAATTAGAGATACATCAGTAAGAAAATATGATGTAGAAATAAAATTTGTACAAGGTACAATTTCTGATGTTGCAGAAAAAATTATTGATTATGTTATAGAATTGGAATTAGATTCCCCTGTATTGCTATTTACTAATACTAGAGGCGAAGCAGAATTTCTAGCCTCAATTTTAAAAGATAAATCATCAATTCCTATTGAATTACATCATGGTTCACTCTCAAAAGAAGTTAGAGAAGAAACTGAATCATCTTTACGTGACGGAAGAAGAGGTATTGTTGTATGCACCTCCTCATTAGAATTAGGACTAGATATTGGATCTATTGAATTGGTGATTCATTATGGTTCGCCTAGACAAGTATCAAAATTCGTACAAAGAATTGGAAGAAGTAGACATAATCGTGACGCATCAGCTAAGGGATTAATTATAACAAATAATCCTGATGATGAATTTGAAGCACAAGCAATACTTGATCGTATTCAGGAAGGCTCAATTGAAGAACAAAAAATTCATGATGGTTCCCTGGACGTTTTGGCTCATCATTTAGTTGGATTTGCAATGCAAAGTGGTGAAATTTCAGTTGAACAAGCTTTTGATTTGGTTACTAAAGCATATCCGTTTAGGAATTTACAAATCAAAGATCTTGTAGATGTACTAGATTTACTAGATTCCAATTATCTGATATTTTTTGATCGAACAAAAATGACTTTTTGGAAGAAGGGCCGTTCTTTCAAATATTATTTTGAGAACCTTTCAACAATTCCAGATATTTTAAAATTCAAAGTATTTGATAGTGTAGGTAAAAAAATTATTGGTTCACTTGATCAAAGATTTGTAGGGGATTTTGGAGATTCTGGTAATATTTTTGTGCTAAAAGGCTCACAATGGAGAATATTAAATGTGGATGAAAAATCTTTTACTGTAAATGTTGAGCCATTTAGAGGAGGTGGAATAACTGTTCCATACTGGGAGGGTGAAAGTATTCCAATTGATTATAAAACTGCAAGAAAAGTAGGAAACTTTCGTAGTAGAGTTAAGACTGGATCATTAATTTTAAACAATAAACTAATTGAAAAATTAAATTTTGATATAATTCCTGATGAAACAAATATTGTTGTTGAATCAAATAGATCTCAAGGTTCAATTGTTATTCATTCATGTTTTGGAACTAAAATTAATTCTACAATATCCACATTACTTTCTTCATTTATTTCATCATTATTGGGTTCGATAGTTGATTCACGCTCAGATGGTTATAGAATTGTTTTATCTTCTAGATCGCGTATCTCAGAAAAACTTTTCATTGAAGTAATTAAAGATGACTATGATCTACATTCAATCATTAGTGCATCACTAACAGGAACCCATAATGTAAATTGGAGAACATGGTGTGTTGCTAAAAAATTTGGTATTGTCGGACGTGGAGCAATTTATGAAAGAAAATCTGCCAGGTTTTTGTATGAACGATATTCTAAAACTGCACTTGTACGTGAAGCACTTCGTGAGTTATTTCATGACAAATATGATCTTAAAAATTCTGAAAATATTTTAAAAAAAATCCGTAAAGATCAAATCCATATTAAATGGTTAGAAGTTGACACTTTTTCAAAATTAGCAGAACCTATCTTAGATCATACAGCAAAATATTATTCATCCCCTGCACATCTTGATAAAGGAATTCTTGATCTTGTCAAAGCTCGACTTCAAAAAACAAAGCATCGTCTAATTTGTGCGAGATGTGGTAAATGGGAACGATTAGTTGAAACGCACGAAGTTAAAAATATCTTAATCTGTCCTTATTGTAAGGGAAGACAAATCACTGCTACTTATCATTCTGATTATGATCTCCCAAAAATTATCAGAAAGAAACATGAAGGAAAAAGGCTATCAACCGATGAAAAACACAAGTTTGATCGTGCCTGGAAAGTCTCATCTTTGGTGGAAAATTTTGGTAAAATAGCCATTACTGTAATATCTGGATATGGTGTTGGTGCTGACACAGCTGCACGAATTTTACGAAATATGGTTGATGAAGAACATCTCTTCAAACAAATCTATGAAGCAGAAAGACAATATGTTGTAACAAGAGGGTTTTGGGATTCTTAA
- a CDS encoding ATPase domain-containing protein, translating to MISTGLEKLDEFLSGGIPDGVIVDIFGGNGTGKTQLLLQLCINSIKNGGSVLYLDTTGGFRPERILEIQKQFGIEFDCLEKITVSRIRNTSEQIKSINNFGKNHFSLIVIDNITDLFSYEYKNDESIFEKNSLFMKYLNQLSKFAITNKIPIIITNMIRILDDKEVENMKSAVDPFTHIKIHLTKNSSKFQGQIYWAFDKQSFSYTINKMGLSHNSEDI from the coding sequence ATGATCTCTACTGGTTTAGAAAAATTAGATGAATTCTTGTCTGGGGGAATTCCTGATGGCGTGATTGTTGATATTTTTGGTGGGAATGGGACTGGAAAAACTCAACTTCTTTTACAATTATGTATAAATTCAATTAAAAATGGTGGAAGTGTTTTGTATTTGGATACTACAGGTGGATTTAGACCAGAAAGAATTTTAGAAATTCAGAAACAGTTTGGAATAGAATTTGATTGTCTTGAAAAAATTACTGTATCTAGGATTAGAAATACTTCAGAACAAATAAAATCAATTAACAATTTTGGAAAAAACCATTTCTCTTTAATCGTCATTGATAATATTACTGATTTATTTTCTTATGAATACAAAAATGATGAATCAATATTTGAAAAAAATTCATTATTTATGAAATATTTGAATCAGTTATCAAAATTTGCAATTACTAACAAAATTCCAATTATAATTACTAATATGATTAGAATCCTTGATGATAAAGAAGTAGAAAATATGAAAAGTGCAGTTGATCCTTTTACACACATCAAAATTCATTTAACTAAAAACTCCTCAAAATTTCAAGGCCAAATTTATTGGGCATTTGATAAACAATCTTTTTCTTATACAATCAATAAAATGGGTTTATCACACAATTCTGAAGATATTTAA
- a CDS encoding U6 snRNA-associated Sm-like protein LSm6 yields the protein MSQSNSAKRPLTTLQKSTKKKVTVRLKNEVEYKGKMDNVDSYMNLIMTDAEELHDGKTIANYGRVIVRGNNVLFIKLENEL from the coding sequence GTGTCCCAATCAAATAGTGCAAAAAGACCTCTAACAACTCTTCAAAAAAGTACAAAGAAGAAAGTTACAGTGAGACTGAAAAACGAAGTAGAGTACAAAGGGAAAATGGACAATGTTGATTCATACATGAATTTGATTATGACTGATGCTGAAGAGCTTCATGATGGTAAAACGATTGCAAATTATGGAAGAGTTATCGTAAGAGGCAATAACGTATTATTTATCAAACTAGAAAATGAACTCTAG
- the metK gene encoding methionine adenosyltransferase, with product MTNSFLFTSESVTEGHPDKICDNISDAFLDEFLKQDPDSRVAVETMVTTDYVAVAGEVTSKANFDKKAQEELVRKTIRDIGYDNKDLMFDTETCEITLRLHSQSPDISQGVTATEEKEQGAGDQGLMFGYATNETAELMPMPILLSQKLAQKLSEVRKNHVLPWTRPDGKTQVSVRYENNRPVKIETVVVSTQHAPEISQEEITNEIIDKVIKPVLGNLWNDQIKIHINPTGKFVIGGPHGDAGLTGRKIIVDTYGGFGRHGGGAFSGKDPSKVDRSACYMCRYIAKNLVAAELADRCEVQLAYAIGVAEPVSLYVNTFGTNKIPENQIEDLVRKNFDMKPSGIISQLDLKRPIYKKTASYGHFGRNEPEFTWEKTDKAEALKQSAGF from the coding sequence ATGACTAACAGTTTTCTATTCACATCTGAATCAGTAACCGAAGGACATCCAGATAAAATATGCGATAATATTTCAGATGCATTCTTAGATGAATTTCTCAAACAAGATCCAGATTCAAGAGTTGCTGTTGAAACAATGGTAACTACAGACTATGTAGCAGTTGCAGGAGAGGTAACATCTAAAGCTAATTTTGATAAAAAAGCTCAAGAAGAATTAGTTAGAAAGACAATTAGAGATATCGGATATGACAACAAAGATTTAATGTTTGATACAGAAACTTGTGAAATAACTTTACGACTGCATTCTCAAAGTCCAGATATTAGTCAGGGTGTTACAGCTACTGAAGAAAAAGAACAGGGTGCTGGAGATCAAGGATTGATGTTTGGCTATGCAACAAATGAAACTGCAGAGCTTATGCCAATGCCAATTTTACTTTCACAAAAACTTGCACAGAAATTATCTGAAGTTAGAAAAAATCATGTTCTTCCTTGGACAAGACCTGATGGAAAAACCCAAGTTTCTGTTAGATATGAAAACAACAGACCAGTGAAAATTGAAACTGTTGTGGTTTCAACACAACATGCACCAGAAATTTCTCAAGAAGAGATAACAAATGAAATTATTGATAAGGTAATCAAACCAGTTTTAGGGAATCTTTGGAATGATCAAATCAAAATACACATCAATCCAACTGGAAAATTTGTAATTGGTGGCCCACATGGTGATGCAGGCTTAACTGGAAGAAAAATTATAGTTGATACCTATGGAGGATTTGGAAGACATGGAGGGGGAGCTTTTTCAGGTAAAGATCCTTCCAAAGTAGATAGATCAGCATGTTACATGTGTAGATACATTGCCAAGAATCTTGTTGCAGCAGAATTAGCAGATAGATGTGAGGTTCAATTAGCATATGCAATTGGAGTTGCAGAACCAGTATCACTTTATGTAAATACATTTGGAACAAACAAAATTCCAGAAAATCAAATCGAAGACTTAGTTAGAAAGAATTTCGATATGAAGCCTTCAGGCATTATTTCTCAATTAGATTTGAAAAGACCAATTTATAAAAAAACTGCTTCATATGGTCATTTTGGAAGAAATGAGCCTGAATTTACTTGGGAAAAAACAGACAAGGCTGAAGCATTAAAGCAATCTGCCGGATTCTAA
- a CDS encoding SDR family oxidoreductase: MVNYPKVVVTGASGFIAKNLRKHLSAKNIEFISISRNDFKKFKCESKIISNYFDEKNLLTKIKNSDVLIHLVGIGKQSVNTDYHIVNTGLTNYMVNLSKKAKIKKIVYLSGLGVSSNTSIGYFISKYNAEQQILKSGLNFTIFRPSYIIGKDDYFTKYLKKQVKKGEIKIPGSGKYSIQPIHIDDVVKIIFKSLSEEKFKNKIIDLVGSETITFEKYVKLFSKGTNTNIKKINLEDSYHNAITNPKSDFGIDDLNILIGNFQGNHTKLKKLTGMKFESVMKLLESGRLL; the protein is encoded by the coding sequence ATGGTTAATTATCCGAAGGTTGTTGTAACAGGAGCAAGTGGATTCATTGCTAAAAATCTTAGGAAACATCTATCTGCAAAGAACATTGAATTTATCTCAATATCCAGAAATGATTTCAAAAAATTCAAATGTGAATCTAAAATTATCTCAAACTATTTTGATGAAAAGAATCTTCTTACAAAAATTAAAAATTCAGATGTGCTAATTCATCTTGTAGGAATAGGTAAACAATCTGTTAACACTGATTATCATATAGTGAATACTGGATTAACAAACTATATGGTTAACTTGAGTAAAAAAGCTAAAATTAAAAAAATTGTTTATTTGAGTGGATTAGGCGTTTCTTCAAATACTTCAATAGGTTATTTTATTTCAAAATATAATGCTGAGCAGCAAATTCTCAAGTCTGGATTAAATTTTACCATCTTTAGACCATCATATATTATTGGAAAAGATGATTATTTTACAAAATATCTAAAAAAACAAGTTAAAAAGGGTGAAATCAAAATTCCCGGCTCTGGAAAGTATTCAATTCAACCAATTCATATCGATGATGTTGTAAAAATTATTTTTAAATCACTTTCTGAAGAAAAATTTAAGAATAAAATTATTGATCTTGTAGGTTCTGAGACTATTACTTTTGAAAAATATGTTAAACTATTTTCTAAAGGCACTAACACTAATATTAAAAAAATTAATTTGGAAGATTCTTATCATAATGCAATAACTAATCCAAAATCAGATTTTGGAATTGACGATCTCAATATTCTAATTGGTAATTTCCAAGGTAATCACACCAAACTAAAAAAACTCACAGGTATGAAATTTGAATCTGTCATGAAACTATTAGAATCCGGCAGATTGCTTTAA